One window from the genome of Pseudomonas sp. L5B5 encodes:
- the erpA gene encoding iron-sulfur cluster insertion protein ErpA — MSVESFTPMALQFTQGAAHKVKTLVDEEGNDRLKLRVFVTGGGCSGFQYGFTFDEEVAEDDTIVEREGVSLVVDPMSFQYLAGAEVDYQEGLEGSRFVIKNPNATTTCGCGSSFSI, encoded by the coding sequence ATGAGCGTTGAATCCTTCACCCCCATGGCTTTGCAATTCACTCAAGGTGCAGCGCACAAGGTGAAGACGCTGGTCGATGAAGAGGGTAATGATCGCTTGAAGCTGCGCGTATTCGTTACGGGCGGCGGTTGTTCGGGGTTTCAGTACGGTTTCACCTTCGATGAAGAAGTAGCCGAAGATGACACCATCGTTGAACGCGAAGGTGTGAGCCTGGTTGTCGACCCCATGAGTTTCCAGTATCTGGCAGGTGCTGAAGTGGACTATCAGGAAGGCCTTGAGGGGTCGCGGTTCGTGATCAAGAACCCTAATGCCACCACCACCTGTGGTTGCGGGTCGTCGTTCTCGATCTGA
- a CDS encoding anhydro-N-acetylmuramic acid kinase has product MALYIGVMSGTSLDGLDIALIEQSPAIQLVATHYIPMPSSLRAELLSLCASGPDEIARSAIAQQHWVQLAADGIHSLLQQQRLQARDIRAIGSHGQTVRHEPSRGFTVQIGNPALLTELTGISVVSDFRSRDVAAGGQGAPLVPAFHEALFEQRPGNRAVLNVGGFSNLSLIETDKPVAGFDCGPGNVLLDAWIQLQRGEEFDQGGQWAASGQVDPALLKSLLGDPFFATLGPKSTGREVFNLPWLQQHLAQHQAIPAEHVQATLLELTAVTIAESLQSAQLDTQELLVCGGGAHNTTLMQRLAALLPSTQVNSTAVYGVDPNWVEAMAFAWLAHCCLEGIAGNRPSVTGARGLRILGAIYPA; this is encoded by the coding sequence ATGGCGCTCTATATAGGGGTAATGTCCGGGACCAGCCTTGATGGCCTGGACATCGCCCTGATCGAACAGAGCCCGGCGATCCAGTTGGTCGCCACCCACTACATTCCCATGCCCTCCTCCCTCCGCGCCGAGCTCCTGAGCTTGTGCGCCAGCGGCCCCGACGAGATCGCCCGCTCCGCCATCGCCCAGCAACACTGGGTGCAACTGGCGGCAGATGGCATTCACAGCCTCCTGCAACAACAACGACTGCAAGCCCGGGATATCCGGGCCATCGGCAGCCACGGACAAACCGTGCGCCACGAACCGAGCCGCGGTTTCACCGTGCAGATAGGCAACCCGGCGCTGCTGACCGAACTCACCGGGATTAGTGTCGTCAGCGATTTCCGCAGCCGTGATGTGGCTGCAGGCGGGCAAGGCGCCCCTCTGGTCCCGGCATTTCACGAAGCGCTGTTCGAACAACGACCGGGCAACCGTGCGGTATTGAACGTAGGAGGCTTCAGCAATCTGAGCCTGATCGAGACCGACAAGCCGGTCGCCGGCTTCGACTGCGGTCCGGGTAATGTCCTGCTCGATGCCTGGATCCAGCTCCAGCGGGGGGAAGAGTTCGATCAGGGCGGCCAATGGGCAGCCAGCGGCCAAGTTGATCCTGCGCTACTGAAGTCCCTGCTCGGCGACCCATTCTTCGCCACCCTCGGGCCCAAAAGCACTGGACGAGAAGTCTTCAACCTCCCGTGGTTACAGCAGCACCTGGCGCAACACCAGGCGATCCCCGCCGAGCACGTACAAGCCACACTGCTGGAACTGACAGCTGTGACCATTGCCGAGTCTCTGCAATCCGCCCAACTCGACACTCAGGAGTTGCTGGTGTGTGGTGGCGGCGCCCACAACACAACCCTGATGCAACGCCTTGCGGCGCTTCTGCCCTCAACTCAGGTCAACAGCACCGCTGTTTACGGCGTGGACCCGAACTGGGTTGAAGCCATGGCCTTTGCCTGGCTGGCCCACTGCTGCCTGGAAGGTATTGCCGGCAATCGCCCCAGCGTTACCGGAGCCCGTGGCTTGCGCATTCTGGGTGCCATCTATCCGGCCTGA
- a CDS encoding peptidoglycan DD-metalloendopeptidase family protein, whose translation MSTEPTKAPPLYPKSHLLAASGIAALLSLALLVFPSSDVEAKKTTLSLDLESPIEQLRQDQDAASVDQATNEAAASPFAQIDDTTQPTTETAKSEPIPAAPEEPKAPGHREVIVSKGDTLSTLFEKVGLPATAVHEVLASDKQAKQFSQLKHGQKLEFELTPDGQLNKLHSKVSDLETITLTKGAKGFSFAKVITKPVVRSAYIHGVINSSLSQSAARAGLSHSLTMDMANVFGYDIDFAQDIRQGDEFDVIYEQKVANGKVVGTGNILSARFTNRGKTYTAVRYTNKQGSSSYYTADGSSMRKAFIRTPVDFARISSRFSAGRKHPILNKIRAHKGVDYAAPRGTPIKAAGDGKVLLAGRRGGYGNTVIIQHGNTYRTLYGHMQGFAKGVKTGGSVKQGQVIGYIGTTGLSTGPHLHYEFQVNGVHVDPLGQKLPMADPIAKAERPRFLQQSQPLMARMDQEKATMLASSKR comes from the coding sequence ATGAGCACCGAACCGACTAAAGCGCCACCGCTTTATCCGAAGAGCCACCTGCTCGCCGCAAGTGGTATCGCAGCCCTTCTAAGCCTGGCCCTGCTGGTATTCCCTTCCAGCGATGTCGAGGCAAAAAAAACGACCTTGAGTCTTGATCTGGAAAGCCCGATCGAGCAACTGCGACAAGATCAAGACGCTGCATCCGTCGATCAAGCCACAAACGAAGCAGCTGCTTCACCATTCGCGCAAATCGACGACACCACACAACCCACCACAGAAACCGCCAAAAGCGAGCCAATTCCCGCCGCTCCAGAAGAACCCAAGGCCCCAGGTCACCGCGAGGTCATCGTCTCAAAGGGCGATACCCTCTCCACCCTGTTCGAGAAGGTCGGCCTGCCAGCAACCGCAGTCCATGAGGTACTGGCCAGCGACAAGCAGGCCAAGCAGTTTTCCCAGCTCAAGCATGGCCAGAAGCTCGAATTCGAATTGACCCCCGACGGTCAACTGAACAAGCTTCATAGCAAGGTCAGTGACCTTGAAACCATCACGCTGACTAAAGGTGCAAAAGGCTTTTCCTTCGCCAAGGTCATCACCAAGCCTGTGGTCCGCTCCGCTTACATCCACGGTGTGATCAATAGCTCCCTGTCACAGTCGGCTGCTCGTGCCGGCCTTTCCCATAGCCTGACCATGGACATGGCCAACGTCTTCGGTTACGACATCGACTTCGCCCAGGACATTCGCCAGGGTGACGAGTTCGACGTGATCTACGAGCAGAAAGTGGCCAACGGCAAGGTCGTGGGGACTGGCAATATCCTCTCGGCGCGCTTCACCAACCGTGGCAAGACCTACACTGCCGTGCGCTATACCAACAAACAGGGCTCCAGTAGCTACTACACCGCCGACGGTAGCAGCATGCGCAAGGCCTTTATCCGCACGCCAGTGGACTTCGCCCGCATCAGCTCGCGCTTTTCCGCGGGTCGCAAGCACCCCATTCTGAACAAGATCCGTGCTCACAAGGGCGTCGACTATGCCGCGCCACGAGGCACGCCAATCAAGGCTGCCGGCGATGGCAAGGTGCTGCTGGCGGGTCGTCGTGGCGGCTACGGCAACACTGTGATCATTCAGCACGGCAACACCTACCGCACCTTATATGGCCACATGCAAGGCTTCGCCAAAGGCGTCAAGACCGGCGGCTCGGTGAAACAGGGACAAGTAATCGGTTACATCGGCACCACCGGCCTCTCCACCGGCCCGCACCTGCACTACGAGTTCCAGGTCAACGGGGTCCACGTGGATCCACTCGGACAGAAGCTGCCCATGGCCGACCCGATCGCCAAAGCCGAGCGTCCACGCTTTCTTCAGCAGAGCCAACCACTGATGGCCCGGATGGACCAGGAAAAGGCCACCATGCTGGCCTCGAGCAAGCGCTGA
- the tyrS gene encoding tyrosine--tRNA ligase produces MKSVEEQLALIKRGAEELLVESELIEKLKRGEPLRIKAGFDPTAPDLHLGHTVLINKLRQFQELGHQVIFLIGDFTGMIGDPSGKSATRPPLTREQVLENAETYKSQVFKILDPAKTEVAFNSTWMDKMGPADFIRLTSQYTVARMLERDDFDKRYSTNQPIAIHEFLYPLVQGYDSVALRADVELGGTDQKFNLLMGRELQRGYGQEAQCILTMPLLEGLDGIKKMSKSLGNYVGIQEAPGVMYSKLVSIPDALMWRYFELLSFRSMDEINALRADVEAGANPRDIKIKLAEEIVARFHGEEAAANAHRAAGNRMKDGELPDDLPEVELVAAEDMPIAAVLNKAGLVKNSAVARDLLGAGGVRVDGQVVDRAFICVLGSSYVCQAGKKAFARITLKSE; encoded by the coding sequence ATGAAGTCGGTTGAAGAACAGCTAGCGCTGATCAAACGTGGTGCGGAAGAGTTGTTGGTCGAGTCCGAGCTGATCGAGAAGCTCAAGCGCGGCGAGCCGCTGCGTATCAAGGCGGGCTTCGATCCGACTGCGCCGGACCTTCATCTCGGGCATACCGTGCTCATTAATAAGCTGCGTCAGTTCCAGGAGCTCGGGCATCAGGTGATCTTCCTGATTGGCGACTTCACCGGGATGATTGGTGATCCGAGTGGTAAAAGCGCCACACGTCCACCATTGACTCGCGAGCAGGTTCTGGAAAACGCCGAGACCTACAAGAGCCAGGTCTTCAAGATCCTGGACCCAGCCAAGACCGAGGTGGCATTCAACTCCACCTGGATGGACAAGATGGGGCCTGCGGACTTCATTCGCCTCACCTCCCAATACACTGTTGCGCGCATGCTGGAGCGAGATGACTTCGACAAGCGCTATTCGACCAACCAGCCCATCGCTATTCACGAGTTTCTCTATCCACTGGTGCAGGGTTATGACTCGGTAGCTTTGCGGGCGGATGTCGAGTTGGGGGGCACCGACCAGAAGTTCAATCTCCTGATGGGGCGTGAACTGCAGCGCGGTTATGGTCAGGAAGCCCAGTGCATCCTGACGATGCCACTGCTTGAGGGCTTGGATGGCATCAAGAAGATGTCTAAATCTCTGGGTAACTATGTTGGTATCCAAGAGGCGCCAGGTGTGATGTACAGCAAGCTGGTGTCCATTCCTGATGCCTTGATGTGGCGCTATTTCGAGTTGCTTAGCTTCCGCTCGATGGATGAGATCAATGCGCTCAGGGCTGATGTAGAGGCCGGTGCAAATCCGCGTGACATCAAGATCAAGCTGGCTGAAGAGATCGTGGCGCGTTTCCATGGCGAGGAAGCTGCCGCGAATGCTCATCGTGCTGCGGGCAATCGTATGAAGGATGGCGAGCTTCCGGATGATCTGCCTGAGGTCGAGTTGGTTGCTGCTGAAGATATGCCGATTGCGGCTGTCCTTAATAAGGCCGGGCTGGTAAAGAACTCGGCGGTCGCGCGGGATCTTTTGGGGGCTGGCGGTGTGCGGGTGGATGGTCAGGTCGTAGATCGTGCCTTTATATGTGTGCTGGGCTCGAGCTATGTTTGCCAGGCCGGGAAGAAGGCATTTGCACGTATCACGCTGAAATCCGAGTAA
- the birA gene encoding bifunctional biotin--[acetyl-CoA-carboxylase] ligase/biotin operon repressor BirA — protein sequence MPTLLELLKDGRFHSGQALGEALGVSRSAIWKQLQLLEAELGLVIHKVRGRGYQLASPIMLLSAKEILGYSSDLGWDIRIHDSIDSTNAEALRFIERGGSAPALVVAERQTAGRGRRGRKWVSPFAENIYYSLVLRVEGGMRQLEGLSLVVGLAAMHTLRECGVPGAGLKWPNDVLVGQKKIAGILLELVGDPADVCHVVLGVGINVNMQRSEEVGQEWTSVRLQSGKVVDRNRLIARLNEVLAMYLARHRSEGFSVIQDEWEKNHLWQGCAVSLIAGVSKVDGVVLGIDRQGALRLSVDGAERVYSGGELSLRLRADS from the coding sequence ATGCCAACGCTGTTAGAGCTTCTTAAGGATGGACGATTTCACTCAGGGCAAGCCCTTGGGGAGGCGCTAGGTGTCAGTCGTAGTGCTATCTGGAAGCAGCTGCAGCTTCTTGAGGCAGAGTTAGGTCTTGTTATTCATAAGGTTCGGGGGCGTGGATATCAGTTGGCTTCTCCGATTATGTTGTTGAGCGCCAAAGAAATTCTCGGATACTCCTCTGATTTGGGCTGGGATATCCGGATTCACGACTCCATCGATTCGACGAATGCAGAAGCGTTGCGCTTCATTGAGCGTGGGGGTTCTGCGCCGGCCCTTGTGGTTGCAGAGCGACAAACTGCAGGGCGCGGGCGGCGAGGTCGCAAGTGGGTCAGTCCCTTTGCTGAAAATATTTATTACAGCCTTGTGCTTCGTGTCGAAGGTGGAATGCGGCAGTTGGAAGGGCTTAGCCTTGTCGTTGGGCTAGCTGCCATGCATACACTTAGAGAGTGCGGGGTACCAGGGGCAGGTTTGAAATGGCCAAATGATGTTTTGGTCGGTCAGAAAAAAATTGCCGGAATCCTTTTGGAGTTGGTTGGAGATCCGGCCGATGTTTGCCATGTGGTCCTGGGGGTCGGGATTAATGTGAATATGCAGCGCTCTGAAGAGGTCGGTCAAGAATGGACTTCTGTGAGGCTACAGTCCGGCAAGGTTGTAGATCGCAATCGTCTGATTGCTCGTTTGAATGAGGTTCTGGCGATGTATCTGGCACGTCATCGTTCGGAAGGTTTCTCCGTTATTCAGGATGAGTGGGAAAAAAACCATCTTTGGCAAGGTTGTGCGGTATCGCTCATTGCAGGTGTAAGCAAGGTTGATGGCGTTGTGCTCGGAATAGATCGACAAGGCGCCTTGCGCTTGAGTGTGGACGGCGCAGAGAGGGTATACAGCGGCGGTGAGCTCAGTTTGAGATTGCGTGCGGATTCTTGA
- the tuf gene encoding elongation factor Tu yields the protein MAKEKFERNKPHVNVGTIGHVDHGKTTLTAALTRVCSEVFGSAKVDFDKIDSAPEEKARGITINTAHVEYDSAVRHYAHVDCPGHADYVKNMITGAAQMDGAILVCSAADGPMPQTREHILLSRQVGVPYIVVFLNKADMVDDAELLELVEMEVRDLLSTYDFPGDDTPIIIGSALMALNGQDDNEMGTTAVKRLVETLDTYIPEPERAIDKPFLMPIEDVFSISGRGTVVTGRVERGIVRIQEEVEIVGLRDTQKTTCTGVEMFRKLLDEGRAGENCGVLLRGTKRDDVERGQVLVKPGTVKPHTKFTAEVYVLSKEEGGRHTPFFKGYRPQFYFRTTDVTGNCELPEGVEMVMPGDNIQMVVTLIKTIAMEDGLRFAIREGGRTVGAGVVAKVIE from the coding sequence ATGGCTAAGGAAAAGTTCGAACGTAATAAGCCGCACGTTAACGTGGGTACTATCGGTCACGTTGACCACGGTAAAACCACTCTGACTGCTGCTCTGACTCGCGTTTGCTCCGAGGTTTTCGGTTCGGCCAAGGTTGACTTCGACAAGATCGACAGCGCCCCGGAAGAAAAAGCTCGTGGTATCACCATCAACACCGCTCACGTTGAATACGATTCGGCTGTGCGTCACTACGCGCACGTTGACTGTCCAGGTCACGCCGACTACGTAAAAAACATGATCACCGGTGCTGCCCAGATGGATGGCGCGATCCTGGTTTGTTCGGCTGCTGATGGTCCGATGCCACAAACTCGTGAGCACATCCTGCTGTCCCGTCAGGTTGGCGTTCCGTACATCGTTGTCTTCCTGAACAAGGCTGACATGGTTGATGATGCTGAGCTGCTGGAGCTGGTTGAGATGGAAGTGCGCGATCTGCTGAGCACTTACGACTTCCCAGGTGACGACACTCCGATCATCATCGGTTCGGCTCTGATGGCTCTGAACGGCCAAGACGACAACGAAATGGGTACCACCGCTGTTAAGCGTCTGGTAGAAACTCTAGATACCTACATTCCAGAGCCAGAGCGTGCAATCGACAAGCCGTTCCTGATGCCAATCGAAGACGTGTTCTCGATCTCCGGTCGTGGCACCGTGGTAACTGGCCGTGTTGAGCGTGGCATCGTTCGCATCCAGGAAGAAGTTGAGATCGTTGGTCTGCGCGATACTCAGAAAACTACCTGCACCGGCGTTGAAATGTTCCGCAAGCTGCTCGACGAAGGTCGTGCTGGCGAGAACTGCGGCGTTCTGCTGCGCGGCACCAAGCGTGATGATGTTGAGCGTGGTCAGGTTCTGGTTAAGCCAGGTACCGTTAAGCCGCACACCAAGTTCACTGCAGAAGTTTACGTTCTGAGCAAGGAAGAAGGCGGTCGTCATACTCCGTTCTTCAAAGGCTACCGTCCACAGTTCTACTTCCGTACTACTGACGTGACTGGTAACTGCGAGCTGCCAGAAGGCGTTGAAATGGTAATGCCAGGTGACAACATCCAAATGGTTGTTACTCTGATCAAAACCATCGCGATGGAAGATGGTCTGCGTTTCGCTATCCGTGAAGGCGGTCGTACCGTCGGCGCTGGCGTCGTAGCCAAAGTCATCGAGTAA
- the secE gene encoding preprotein translocase subunit SecE, translating to MTPKAEAQGSRFDLLKWLVVVALVVVGVVGNQYYSGSPILYRVLALLAIAALAAFVGLQTAKGKSFFVLVKEARTEIRKVVWPTRQETTQTTLIVVAVVLVMALLLWGLDSLLGWLVSLIVG from the coding sequence ATGACTCCTAAGGCTGAAGCTCAAGGTTCTCGCTTCGATCTGCTGAAGTGGCTCGTTGTTGTCGCTTTGGTGGTTGTTGGTGTTGTTGGTAATCAGTATTACTCTGGCTCTCCAATCCTGTACCGTGTCTTGGCTCTGCTTGCTATTGCTGCTCTCGCTGCTTTTGTTGGTTTGCAGACTGCAAAAGGTAAGTCGTTCTTCGTCCTGGTTAAAGAAGCTAGAACTGAGATTCGTAAAGTCGTATGGCCTACTCGTCAGGAGACCACGCAGACCACGCTGATCGTTGTGGCTGTGGTTTTGGTCATGGCATTGCTGCTGTGGGGGCTTGACTCCCTCCTGGGTTGGCTCGTTTCCTTGATTGTTGGCTAA
- the nusG gene encoding transcription termination/antitermination protein NusG, translating to MAKRWYVVHAYSGYEKHVMRSLIERVKLAGMEDGFGEILVPTEEVVEMRNGQKRKSERKFFPGYVLVQMDMNEGTWHLVKDTPRVMGFIGGTADKPAPITDKEAEAILRRVADGSDKPKPKTLFEPGEVVRVTDGPFADFNGTVEEVNYEKSRIQVAVLIFGRSTPVELEFSQVEKA from the coding sequence GTGGCTAAGCGTTGGTACGTAGTGCATGCTTACTCGGGTTACGAGAAGCATGTCATGCGCTCGCTGATCGAGCGTGTGAAACTGGCTGGCATGGAAGATGGCTTTGGCGAAATTCTGGTCCCCACTGAAGAAGTGGTTGAGATGCGTAATGGCCAGAAACGCAAAAGTGAGCGTAAGTTCTTTCCAGGCTATGTGCTGGTTCAGATGGATATGAATGAGGGTACTTGGCACTTGGTCAAGGATACTCCTCGCGTTATGGGCTTTATTGGTGGGACTGCCGACAAACCGGCTCCTATTACTGATAAAGAGGCAGAAGCAATTCTGCGTCGCGTTGCTGATGGTAGTGACAAGCCAAAGCCCAAGACTTTGTTTGAGCCGGGTGAAGTGGTCCGTGTTACTGATGGTCCATTCGCTGACTTCAACGGTACCGTTGAAGAGGTTAACTACGAAAAGAGCCGGATCCAAGTGGCTGTGCTTATTTTCGGTCGCTCTACTCCGGTAGAGCTAGAGTTCAGTCAGGTCGAAAAGGCATAA
- the rplK gene encoding 50S ribosomal protein L11, with the protein MAKKITAYIKLQVKAAQANPSPPVGPALGQHGVNIMEFCKAFNARTQGLEPGLPTPVIITVYSDRSFTFETKSTPASVLLKKAAGLTSGSARPNTVKVGTVTRAQLEEIAKTKNADLTAADMDAAVRTIAGSARSMGLNVEGV; encoded by the coding sequence ATGGCTAAGAAGATTACTGCTTACATCAAGCTGCAAGTTAAGGCCGCTCAGGCCAACCCAAGTCCGCCCGTTGGTCCTGCTCTGGGTCAGCATGGCGTGAACATCATGGAATTCTGCAAGGCTTTCAACGCCCGTACTCAGGGTCTCGAGCCAGGCCTGCCGACTCCTGTGATCATCACTGTTTACAGTGACCGTAGCTTCACTTTCGAAACCAAGAGCACCCCTGCTTCGGTTCTGTTGAAGAAAGCTGCCGGTTTGACCAGCGGCTCAGCTCGTCCGAACACCGTTAAGGTTGGCACTGTTACCCGTGCTCAGCTGGAAGAGATCGCGAAAACCAAAAACGCCGATCTGACAGCAGCTGATATGGATGCAGCCGTGCGCACTATCGCCGGTTCTGCTCGTAGCATGGGCCTTAACGTGGAGGGTGTGTAA
- the rplA gene encoding 50S ribosomal protein L1 translates to MAKLTKRQKAIAGKIEAGKAYSFVDAASLLAELSTVKFSESVDVAVNLGVDPRKSDQVVRSATVLPHGTGKTVRVAVFTQGPAAEAALAAGADRVGMDDLAAEMKGGDLSYDVVIASPDAMRVVGQLGQVLGPRGLMPNPKVGTVTPDVASAVKNAKAGQVRYRTDKNGIIHTSVGKVGFDAVKLKENVEALIADLKRIKPASSKGIYVKRVTLSTTMGPGLVIDQSSLDV, encoded by the coding sequence ATGGCTAAGCTGACCAAGCGTCAAAAGGCTATCGCTGGCAAGATTGAAGCAGGTAAAGCCTACAGTTTTGTAGATGCTGCCTCTCTCCTGGCCGAGCTGTCGACCGTTAAGTTCAGTGAGTCCGTAGACGTCGCTGTGAACCTGGGCGTAGACCCACGTAAGTCTGACCAGGTTGTTCGCAGCGCTACCGTGCTGCCGCACGGCACTGGCAAGACCGTTCGTGTTGCTGTGTTCACCCAGGGTCCAGCTGCTGAGGCAGCCTTGGCTGCCGGTGCTGATCGTGTAGGTATGGACGATCTGGCTGCCGAAATGAAAGGCGGCGACCTGAGCTATGACGTGGTTATCGCTTCTCCGGATGCAATGCGCGTCGTAGGTCAGCTGGGTCAGGTTCTGGGTCCTCGTGGTCTGATGCCTAACCCGAAAGTTGGTACCGTGACTCCAGACGTAGCTTCGGCTGTTAAGAACGCCAAGGCTGGTCAGGTTCGTTATCGTACCGACAAAAACGGCATCATTCACACCTCCGTTGGCAAGGTCGGCTTCGACGCCGTCAAGCTGAAGGAAAACGTTGAAGCTCTGATCGCTGACCTTAAGCGCATCAAGCCAGCTTCCTCGAAAGGTATCTACGTTAAGCGCGTTACCCTGAGCACCACGATGGGCCCAGGTCTGGTCATCGACCAGAGCTCGCTGGACGTATAA
- the rplJ gene encoding 50S ribosomal protein L10 produces MAIKLEDKKAIVAEVNEAAKAALSAVVADARGVTVGAMTGLRKEAREAGVYVRVVRNTLLKRAVEGTQYDVLNDAFVGPTLIAFSKEHPGAAARIFKEFAKGQDKFEIKAAAFEGKYLAANEIDVLASLPTRDEAIAKLMSVIQGATSKLARTLAAIRDQKEAAAA; encoded by the coding sequence GTGGCAATTAAACTCGAAGACAAGAAGGCCATCGTCGCTGAAGTCAACGAGGCTGCCAAAGCTGCTCTGTCCGCTGTCGTGGCTGATGCCCGTGGTGTGACAGTAGGCGCTATGACCGGACTCCGTAAAGAGGCCCGCGAAGCTGGTGTTTATGTGCGTGTCGTACGTAACACCTTGCTCAAGCGCGCTGTTGAAGGCACTCAATATGACGTGCTCAACGACGCGTTCGTCGGCCCTACCCTGATTGCATTCTCCAAGGAACATCCGGGCGCTGCTGCCCGTATTTTCAAAGAGTTCGCAAAGGGTCAGGACAAGTTCGAGATCAAGGCAGCTGCGTTCGAGGGCAAGTACCTCGCAGCAAACGAGATCGACGTGTTGGCTTCGCTGCCAACTCGCGACGAAGCTATTGCGAAGCTGATGAGCGTGATTCAAGGCGCTACCAGCAAGCTGGCTCGTACTCTGGCGGCTATTCGCGACCAGAAAGAAGCTGCTGCTGCCTAA
- the rplL gene encoding 50S ribosomal protein L7/L12, translating to MSLTNEQIIEAIGQKTVLEVVELIKAMEETFGVTAAVAAAGPAAVAAVAEEQTEFNVILAEAGDKKVNVIKAVRELTGLGLKEAKAVVDGAPGMVLEGVAKEAAEKAKAALEEAGAKVELK from the coding sequence ATGTCTCTGACTAACGAGCAAATCATCGAAGCTATCGGCCAGAAAACTGTTCTGGAAGTTGTTGAGCTGATCAAAGCGATGGAAGAAACCTTCGGTGTTACCGCTGCTGTTGCCGCTGCTGGCCCAGCTGCTGTTGCTGCTGTTGCTGAAGAGCAAACCGAGTTCAACGTTATCCTGGCTGAAGCTGGCGATAAGAAAGTGAACGTGATCAAGGCAGTACGTGAGCTGACCGGTCTGGGCTTGAAAGAAGCCAAGGCAGTAGTTGACGGTGCTCCTGGCATGGTTCTGGAAGGCGTTGCTAAAGAAGCCGCTGAAAAAGCCAAAGCCGCTCTGGAAGAAGCAGGCGCTAAAGTCGAGCTCAAGTAA